The sequence GGCCCACACCAGCGTCGCGGCCACGGTCTCGGTGCCCGCCGCCATCACGGTGATCACCTGGTCGTGCACCTCGGCGTCGCTCAACCGGCCGCCGTCCTCGTCCCGGGCCGCGAGCAACGCGCCGAGCAGGTCCGGGGTCGCCCCGGCCGCCGACCCGGGGGCTCCCTCGTACCCGGCGATCAGCCGCTGGGTGACCTCGTGCAGCTGCCGCAGCGCCGCCCGGTAGCGCCGGTTGGCCGGCGTCGGCAGACGGCGCAGCGACCTGGGCAGGAACATCTGCCGGAACAGCCCGTTCAGCACCGTGTCGAAGGCCCGCTCCACGCCCCGGGTCAGTTCCTCGTCGAGCGCGGTCGACCAGAGCGTGCGGGCCACCACCCGCAGCGCCAGCCCGTACAGCTCGGGGAACGCCTCGATCACCTGGCCGTCCTGCCAGCGTGCCGTGGTGGCCTCGATCTCGGCGTGCATCGCCCCGGCGTAGTGCTGCAGCTGCGGGCGGGTGAAGGCGCTCTGCATCAGCCGCCGCTGCCGGCGGTGGTCCCGGTACGGGCAGGTGACCAGGCCGTTGCCGGCGACGTCGCGGGCCCGGTCGTAGAAGACCCCGCCCTTGTCGTAGACCTGGTCGCCGGTCAGCACCCGGCGCAGCAGTTCCGGATGGCACGGCACGTACGCCGTGGACGGGCCGATCCTGATCCGCACCAGGTCGCCGTGGGCGGCCAGCGAGGTCATGAACCGGACCGGGCTGCGCATCATCTGCCAGGCGTGGCCGGCTCCCGGCACCGCTCCGGGGGCCGTCCCGACCACGAACCTCTGCTCCGCCACGCGTTCCTCCTCGTCCCCGGGACCGCACCGCACCCGTTCGGCGGTTTGCCCCGGGTACTGCATCGGCCGATCGGGGCGCGGGGTGAAGCCCGGCGGGTCCGGCGGCCCGGCGGACGCTCGGGACCGGCGGACACCCGGGCCCGGCGGACGCTCAGGACCGTTCGATCAGGACCGTTCGATCAGGCGCGCGACGCCGTCCAGGATGCGTTCCAGTCCGAAGTCGAGCGGGTCGTCGCCCTGGGGGTGGAACGCACCGGCGTCGATGGCCGCGGCGAGGGCCGGGAACCGGTGTCCGTGGCGCTCCAGCACCTCGGCGGCGAGCCGGTTCCACTCCGCCTCGCCCTCCTCGTCCGCGTGCACGAGCTGCTGGGCGAGACTGCGGATGTGGCCGATCACCAGGAGGAAGGTGTCGTGCTGCTGGGCCGGGGTCAGTCCGGTCGGGGCGAGGGCGGCCAGGGCGGCGTCGAGCCAGGCGAGCTGGTTGGGGCCCATCAGCTGGCGCCGCACGGCGGTGGCGGTGAGGATCCACGGATGCCGGCGGTACAGCGCCCAGCACTGGCGGGCCCACTCGGTCAGCTGCTCGCGCCAGCCGGCCGGGTCGCGGACGCTCGCGGGAGGCGTGCCCAGGGCGGAGTCGACCATCAGGTCGACCAGTTCGGCCTTGCCGGGGAAGTACCGGTACAGGGCCATGGTGGTGACGCCCAG comes from Streptomyces sp. TLI_053 and encodes:
- the ptlI gene encoding pentalenene oxygenase; protein product: MAEQRFVVGTAPGAVPGAGHAWQMMRSPVRFMTSLAAHGDLVRIRIGPSTAYVPCHPELLRRVLTGDQVYDKGGVFYDRARDVAGNGLVTCPYRDHRRQRRLMQSAFTRPQLQHYAGAMHAEIEATTARWQDGQVIEAFPELYGLALRVVARTLWSTALDEELTRGVERAFDTVLNGLFRQMFLPRSLRRLPTPANRRYRAALRQLHEVTQRLIAGYEGAPGSAAGATPDLLGALLAARDEDGGRLSDAEVHDQVITVMAAGTETVAATLVWAFHRLSRHPEVAEELYREIDTVLGGRPVGWEDLPALPLTGRVVTETLRLHPPGWLFTRLTTTGTELAGVPLPVGSTLVFSPAAVARDPEAFPRPDEFRPDRWLPEEESPLARQAFTAFGAGARKCLGDLYARTEAALVLATVLSRWRLDPEPDADVRAVPLATVYRPRRLRLRLSEREPVPSPRADRTGVPT
- a CDS encoding TetR/AcrR family transcriptional regulator, yielding MAASREKKRDPRASLALLWGEQDQPRRGPKPSLTAERIVVDAIRIADTEGLDTVSMQRVAAELGVTTMALYRYFPGKAELVDLMVDSALGTPPASVRDPAGWREQLTEWARQCWALYRRHPWILTATAVRRQLMGPNQLAWLDAALAALAPTGLTPAQQHDTFLLVIGHIRSLAQQLVHADEEGEAEWNRLAAEVLERHGHRFPALAAAIDAGAFHPQGDDPLDFGLERILDGVARLIERS